The following is a genomic window from Lysinibacillus sp. G4S2.
AATGCTTCGTTTTCAATAAGAATGTCCAATGATTCATTAATTCGTTCGTCCAACCCCTTCAATAGTCCTCTCACCCCTTAAATATATTAATAGATATTATACATATTAATGGGAAATAATACTACGCTCCCGAAATAATATAGTAATATTTACCATACAGATACACTTACCGTCATTTATATAAACGCTAATACCGCCAAAAAGTGGCGGTATTTGTGGAAAGCACGCCATATTTTTGTGAAGAAATTGTAAATAACTGGCGGTATAACATTAATGACCGCCAGTTTTTTGGCGTAAACTCAGCATTGAAATGGCGTCATTACTGATGTTACGCTTAAATTGAACTAAGATAAATTAAAAAGTATTGTATATAACACAATCTTTGTCTTTCAAAGTTATAAATATGATGAGAGTACAAGATAAAGATTCTAATCTAATTAGAAGGAAATTCGCCAACACTGGGAGTGATTGAAATGACAAATGAAGTAAATGAAAACGTTTTAATACTTACAGCTACTTTTTCCTGTACAATTTGTGTCTCTGAAGATGAAATCACCATTAAAAAGCCTTCAAATGAACAGCAATGCATTGAACAAATAATTATTCATGCCGAGCAACAAGCGTATAAAGAAACGTTAGCAGAATATCAAAACAAGTCTACATTTTCGAATTTCATTTGCGATACCCCTGGATTTGAGGATACTTTTCAGCAAAAGCTGGACACTTTTATTGAACCCTATGGAATTTTAAGAGTGTCTGAAGAAAGTCTATCTATATTGTCTTTAGTAAGTCCATTTACCTCCGGATTGAACATACATGCACCTATAATCTATACGTCTCCAAGCTATAGTATTATAAATGCGAGAGGCAATTGCTTTTGCACTTCACCTGTTGTTGCTATAGACGAAACAGACGACTTACCTGTTTTTCAGAGTAACTCAGAATTAGAAAATGATATGTCTTCTTCAGGTAAATTCACTGCTGTGAAGGAAGCAAATTGGGTACCCAAACAATCGACTGCCAATTTTATTGGGGTTTCCATTAGTGAAAGTGACATTTCTTTTAATATTACTACGGCATTTAATCCGTGGAATCGAGCGTCCATTAAACATTAGGTTATAAATAATGGGGATGGCACAATTACAGATCTGACGTGCTATCCTTCACTTTTGTCCATTTCAGTATCAAAAAAGAGGTGCCTCAAATGAATTTTGAGACACCTCTAATTTTCAACCTTTTACATAATAAACTTCTTGACCGCTTTCGATAACGTAATCGGGTTTCGGTATACCTGCACTTGCTTTATGACCAGCAATATGCTCAGGGCTCTTCTCCCAATTTTCCCATGCCTCTTCTGATTCCCAACGAACCACAATTAGCACTTCCTCATCACCACGGCGTACTTTTTTTACAAGTACTTGCTTATCAATAAAACCTGGTTGTTGTTCAAGCAATGTTGGACCATCTTCCGTTGCTCCAAAGCGCTCAACAATCTTATCCGAATGCTCTTCCGTAACGACAATACGTTTAATTTGTACAAACATATTAGTTAAACGCCTTTAAAACGTCATCAATTTTTTGAGTTTCAGAAATTAAACCGCCACCAGATAAATACCAAACTTGTGAATCTAAATAGAAGATTTTATTGTTTTTCGCAGCATTAGTAGCCCCAACGATTTCATTTTCAATCGCAGCTTTCGTACCAGACTCACCTTTTGGATTTACAGCAGAGTCACGGTCAACAACAAATAAAATATCTGGGTTTGTCTCACGGACATATTCGAAGCTTACATCGTCGCCATGTGTTTCAGCTTTAATGTTTTCATCAGCAGCTTTTACACCAAAGACATCATGAATTACACCAAAACGTGAACCAGAACCATATGCAGATAATGAACCTTCAGATCCTAAAACGATTAAAGCTTTATCCTTAGATGAAGCTGTTTTAGCTTTAACTTCTTCTACTTTTGCTTCGTATGCAGCAAATGCATCAGCAGCTTCTTTTTCTTTACCAAAAATTTTACCAGCTAATTCCGTGTTAGCTTTGAATGATTCCATGAAATTAGCGTTATCTACACCAACGTATACAGTAGGCGCAATTTTAGATAATTCTTCATAAGCAGGTGCTTGACGACCAGAAATGAAAATAATATCTGGTTTCATAGAAGATAATGCTTCAAAATCAGGCTCTTTTAAAGCACCAACATTGACATAAGTTGTATCAGTATATTTGCTTAAATAGTTTGGAACATTTTTTTGAGGAAGACCTGCAACTTTAACGCCTAAAGCATCTAAAGTATCAAGGAAACCAAAGTCAAATACTACTACGTTTTCTGGTTTTTTCTTAAGAGTTACTTCTTTAAATGTATCTTCACCATTAGTGCTACCTGGAATTGTGATTGGGTAAGCTGAAGCTTCTTCCTTTTGCTCTTCAGCAGGCTTACTATCAGTTTTAGAACTTGTATCCTCTTTTTTTGCATCGTCCTTTGAGCCGCAAGCAGCTAATACTAATAGCATCATTGCCATTAATACAGTAAGTAATTTCCAATTTTTCATTGTATAATTGCTCCTTTATAATTATTATTTATAGTTCAGATGGATATAATCATCCATTATCACTTCTATGAGTTAAAATACACACAAATACGACAACCATTCTGTTCTTGAACAGGGATATCCATATCATAGATTTCCTTAAGCGCATCAGAGTTAATAATGTCATTTGTTGGACCATCTTTGACAATACGTCCATTTTTTAATGCGACAATATGATCAGAGTATACGGAAGCAAAGTTAATATCGTGTAATACGATGACAACCGTTTTCCCTAGCTCATCAACCAGCTTACGCAAAATTTTCATGATCTGCACAGAGTGCTTCATGTCCAAATTGTTGAGTGGCTCATCAAGCAAAATATAGTCTGTGTCCTGTGCAATAACCATTGCAATAAATGCGCGTTGACGTTGACCGCCTGATAATTCATCCAAATAATTGTGCTGAAGATCATCTAAATTCATATATTGAAGTGCCTCATCTACCTTTTGCTCATCCTCTGGCTTTAAATGCCCTTTTGAATAAGGAAAACGACCAAATGAAACAAGTTCACGAATTGTTAGGCGTACATTCATATAGTTTGACTGTTTTAAAATCGATACACGCTTCGCAAAATCATCCGATTTCCAACGACGTACATCCGATTTATCGAGTAATACTTCTCCAGTGTCTGCATTAAGTAAACGGCTTACCATTGAAAGCAATGTTGATTTACCTGCGCCATTCGGTCCAATAAAAGACGTAATTTTCCCTGGTGCAA
Proteins encoded in this region:
- a CDS encoding antibiotic biosynthesis monooxygenase, coding for MFVQIKRIVVTEEHSDKIVERFGATEDGPTLLEQQPGFIDKQVLVKKVRRGDEEVLIVVRWESEEAWENWEKSPEHIAGHKASAGIPKPDYVIESGQEVYYVKG
- a CDS encoding ABC transporter ATP-binding protein produces the protein MIQVKEISKYFGKKPVIQNVSVDVAPGKITSFIGPNGAGKSTLLSMVSRLLNADTGEVLLDKSDVRRWKSDDFAKRVSILKQSNYMNVRLTIRELVSFGRFPYSKGHLKPEDEQKVDEALQYMNLDDLQHNYLDELSGGQRQRAFIAMVIAQDTDYILLDEPLNNLDMKHSVQIMKILRKLVDELGKTVVIVLHDINFASVYSDHIVALKNGRIVKDGPTNDIINSDALKEIYDMDIPVQEQNGCRICVYFNS
- a CDS encoding siderophore ABC transporter substrate-binding protein, which encodes MKNWKLLTVLMAMMLLVLAACGSKDDAKKEDTSSKTDSKPAEEQKEEASAYPITIPGSTNGEDTFKEVTLKKKPENVVVFDFGFLDTLDALGVKVAGLPQKNVPNYLSKYTDTTYVNVGALKEPDFEALSSMKPDIIFISGRQAPAYEELSKIAPTVYVGVDNANFMESFKANTELAGKIFGKEKEAADAFAAYEAKVEEVKAKTASSKDKALIVLGSEGSLSAYGSGSRFGVIHDVFGVKAADENIKAETHGDDVSFEYVRETNPDILFVVDRDSAVNPKGESGTKAAIENEIVGATNAAKNNKIFYLDSQVWYLSGGGLISETQKIDDVLKAFN